One genomic segment of Adhaeribacter pallidiroseus includes these proteins:
- a CDS encoding nuclear transport factor 2 family protein, whose translation MDTKNMDVVKQYFEHFNNHDWEKMAEMYSETTAFKDPSLGQGIVKQTREQIAQKYSELNEAFPDLKDDVIQVYPSGENHIIVEFVSSGTAPDDSKLELPICTIFTIENGKIVKDFTYYDNFEE comes from the coding sequence ATGGACACTAAAAACATGGATGTAGTAAAGCAGTACTTTGAACATTTTAACAACCACGATTGGGAGAAGATGGCGGAAATGTATTCAGAAACAACTGCGTTTAAAGACCCTTCCCTTGGACAAGGAATTGTAAAACAGACGCGTGAACAGATTGCTCAAAAGTATAGTGAATTAAATGAAGCTTTTCCTGATTTGAAAGATGATGTTATCCAGGTATACCCATCAGGCGAAAACCATATTATTGTGGAATTTGTATCGAGCGGAACCGCGCCAGATGATTCTAAATTGGAACTTCCAATATGCACAATTTTTACAATTGAAAATGGAAAAATCGTTAAAGACTTTACCTATTACGATAATTTTGAAGAATAA
- a CDS encoding helix-turn-helix domain-containing protein encodes MQERSFGSVLRELRQAKKISQEAFAFQVNLDRSYISLLERDLRVPTLHTLFKIAAILEIRPEEVIARMQVDLSRYQPPLDAATGT; translated from the coding sequence ATGCAGGAGCGTTCTTTTGGGTCAGTTTTACGGGAGCTCCGCCAAGCCAAAAAGATCAGTCAGGAAGCTTTTGCTTTCCAGGTCAATCTGGATCGTTCGTATATTTCCTTGTTAGAACGGGATTTACGGGTTCCCACGCTCCATACCTTGTTTAAGATCGCGGCCATCTTAGAAATCCGGCCGGAAGAAGTGATTGCCCGCATGCAAGTGGATCTGAGCCGGTACCAACCGCCCTTGGATGCCGCCACCGGAACTTAA
- a CDS encoding P-loop NTPase family protein, with product MAKIKLPPAKNPKEAPTPEISKVDEKKILNVINKGGSTTKKAELDTVPPEEVIKNFNIKLLESELNIINDLRKKRPKARGQSRLGISLQGWMEEAIQEKIEKEKKKYKI from the coding sequence ATGGCAAAGATTAAGTTACCACCAGCAAAGAATCCCAAAGAAGCGCCTACTCCGGAAATTTCGAAAGTTGATGAAAAGAAAATACTGAATGTAATCAATAAAGGAGGTAGTACTACCAAGAAAGCTGAGCTCGATACTGTTCCTCCAGAAGAGGTTATCAAAAACTTCAACATTAAGTTATTGGAAAGCGAATTAAATATTATTAATGATTTAAGGAAGAAGAGGCCCAAGGCCAGAGGGCAATCACGTTTGGGAATTTCGCTTCAGGGTTGGATGGAAGAAGCTATCCAAGAGAAAATTGAAAAGGAAAAGAAAAAGTATAAGATATAA
- a CDS encoding T9SS type A sorting domain-containing protein, with translation MKLNARGQKEWDKIIDAGVEAMEKTSDGGYILGGSKTGTGKNDNVDYWIVKIDASGNKLWEKTYGGTGDDLLSAVKPTADGGYILGGTSYSTKGGDKSDDGKGGRDYWIIKVDAAGIKRWDKALGSAGDEQFLNLQLTQDGGYILGGWSGFVQGGDKTEASRGEWDYWIVKLDALGNKVWDKTLGGKDADYLKVVQQTPDGGYLVGGDSQSNKSGDKTENRRGSDDYWVVKLDAQGNKQWDKTLGGNREDRLTSLLLTNDEGLLLAGSSGSDISGEKTDPRIGYSDYWLVKLSSTGEKLWDKTIGGKEGNFLTSAQVTGPGQYILAGYSDSNKSGDKTENSRGNYDYWVVKVKPGPTQAQTIAFDSIPDKIIGNPSFPIKASSSSGLPVSFKVFGPATIKGNQVIITGGGRVTIEATQPGNNIYKPAPVVTRSFYVNFEISQLWDRTLGGSHNDFLRAMVPTPDGGYLLGGTSESGKIWDKSQPSKGGTDYWIIKIDSSGSKLWDRSYGGSAIDDLKALVATPDGGYLLGGTSASGKSGDKSQATRGKEDYWVVKIDSTGNKLWDKTFGSDVADNFTSLIATPDGGYLLGGYTAGGKSGDKTELSLDAMDVYTDRLNSNDYWVVKIDNKGEKEWDKTVGGKYQDELTSLEVTDDGYLLAGRSNSYARNADPDNFDIRIDMRVFKISTTGQVLWDKSFSGGGLLQYYEANIIATTDGNYLVGGSAYNDDYSVFSVLKITKAGEKIWAYEYGVNQSGSAMINTPDGGYLLGGSQGNGEKYYFIVKLDADGHKIYTNSYNRTDKYSSPDSYLEALLPTPDGGYLLGGASDSNQSANKSEDSKGDFDYWVLKIKEADTPPVADIAWNQRYGGSWHDKLTTTIRTYDGGYVAAGYSRSPKNGDKTQSRIGLEDYWLVKTDQQGKKLWDKRFGGPRHDFLNRIIQTTDGGYLLGGSSDSNSGGDKSQNSLGGRDYWVIRLDKNGNKLWDKRYGGSGYDELRQIKQLPSGGYLLAGYSNSSVSGDKSQPSKGGMDYWVVQISANGEKQWDKTYGGSGNDFLQDVVLTSSYLPNSGHYLDGGFLLAGSSNSNKSGNKTQDSRGGLDFWIICVDSTGQNEWDRTYGGKGQDEFVALTTDSGIRFYLAGNSDSPVSGEKRQPGKGQTDYWLVRINRDGRKEADYTYGSSGPEELRSLLSVYDSDYDQDGFILSGTSYSGQSGDKSQESQGSGDYWVVRTNRYGKMLNDQRLGGSELDELRSVIQTDENQFLLAGRSESGISGDRTQANQGQSDYWLIHTTLGAEPLATEKAATLIAERATTTAAPATLVKNLMAYPNPFQDRVTINFTIPETQPATVRVLDGQGREVITLFQQEAQANQTYQVEWQAQNQVDGLYLLQLQTPTQQNTQKLLLSK, from the coding sequence GTGAAGCTGAATGCTCGCGGCCAAAAAGAATGGGATAAAATTATTGATGCCGGGGTGGAAGCGATGGAAAAAACCAGTGATGGTGGATATATTTTGGGAGGTAGTAAAACGGGAACCGGTAAAAACGATAATGTCGATTACTGGATTGTAAAAATAGATGCTTCGGGCAACAAGCTGTGGGAAAAAACCTATGGCGGAACAGGCGATGATCTTCTTTCTGCCGTGAAGCCCACAGCCGATGGGGGGTACATTTTAGGAGGGACTTCTTACTCTACTAAAGGGGGCGACAAATCCGATGATGGGAAAGGAGGTAGAGACTACTGGATTATTAAAGTGGATGCCGCAGGGATAAAACGCTGGGATAAAGCCTTGGGTAGTGCAGGAGATGAACAATTCCTTAACCTGCAGCTAACCCAGGATGGCGGTTACATACTGGGTGGCTGGTCAGGGTTTGTTCAAGGTGGCGATAAAACTGAAGCAAGCAGAGGTGAATGGGATTACTGGATCGTCAAGCTGGACGCTTTGGGCAATAAAGTATGGGATAAAACCTTAGGCGGTAAAGATGCAGATTACTTAAAAGTGGTACAGCAAACCCCAGATGGCGGTTACTTGGTGGGAGGAGATTCTCAATCTAATAAGAGTGGCGATAAAACAGAAAATAGAAGAGGTAGTGATGATTATTGGGTCGTAAAACTGGATGCTCAGGGTAATAAACAATGGGATAAAACCCTTGGCGGCAATAGGGAGGATCGATTAACTTCTTTACTGTTAACCAACGATGAGGGATTACTTTTGGCGGGAAGCTCCGGCTCCGATATTAGCGGAGAGAAAACCGATCCGAGAATAGGCTATAGTGACTATTGGCTGGTAAAATTAAGTTCTACCGGAGAAAAGTTATGGGATAAAACCATTGGTGGTAAAGAAGGCAACTTTCTAACCTCCGCGCAAGTCACTGGTCCAGGTCAATACATTCTGGCTGGTTATTCTGATTCTAATAAAAGTGGCGATAAAACAGAAAATAGCCGTGGAAATTATGATTATTGGGTGGTCAAAGTAAAACCAGGGCCTACCCAGGCCCAAACGATTGCTTTTGATTCTATCCCGGATAAAATCATTGGCAATCCTTCCTTTCCAATCAAGGCTTCCTCTAGTTCAGGCTTACCGGTTAGCTTCAAAGTATTTGGACCCGCCACGATTAAAGGCAACCAAGTAATCATTACTGGCGGCGGCCGGGTAACCATCGAAGCTACGCAACCAGGTAATAACATTTACAAACCAGCGCCGGTAGTTACCCGTTCCTTTTACGTAAACTTCGAGATAAGCCAACTCTGGGATCGGACCTTGGGGGGAAGCCACAACGATTTTCTCCGCGCCATGGTTCCTACCCCGGATGGCGGATACCTGCTGGGGGGAACTTCAGAATCGGGTAAAATCTGGGATAAGAGCCAGCCCAGTAAAGGTGGTACTGATTACTGGATCATAAAAATAGACAGCAGCGGCAGTAAACTCTGGGATAGATCCTATGGGGGTTCTGCTATTGATGATCTGAAAGCTCTGGTTGCTACTCCGGATGGCGGCTACCTACTGGGCGGTACCTCCGCTTCGGGCAAAAGTGGAGACAAAAGCCAGGCTACCCGTGGCAAAGAAGATTACTGGGTAGTAAAGATAGACAGCACTGGTAACAAACTCTGGGATAAAACTTTTGGCAGCGATGTGGCAGATAATTTTACTTCGCTCATCGCTACCCCGGATGGCGGTTACTTGCTGGGTGGTTACACCGCTGGTGGTAAGAGCGGCGATAAAACCGAACTCAGCTTGGATGCCATGGATGTATATACCGACAGGCTGAACAGCAACGATTATTGGGTGGTGAAAATCGATAATAAGGGCGAGAAAGAGTGGGATAAAACAGTTGGGGGCAAATACCAAGACGAGTTAACCAGCTTAGAAGTAACCGATGATGGCTATTTACTGGCAGGCAGATCTAATTCCTACGCCAGAAATGCAGATCCGGATAATTTCGATATCCGGATTGATATGCGGGTATTTAAAATTTCTACCACCGGGCAGGTTCTCTGGGACAAAAGCTTTTCCGGAGGAGGATTATTACAATACTACGAAGCCAACATTATTGCTACCACCGATGGGAATTATTTAGTAGGGGGCAGCGCTTACAATGATGATTATAGCGTTTTTTCCGTCTTAAAAATTACCAAAGCAGGCGAAAAAATTTGGGCTTATGAATATGGTGTTAACCAATCGGGAAGTGCGATGATAAATACACCCGATGGTGGTTATCTGTTAGGAGGATCACAAGGAAATGGCGAGAAATACTACTTTATTGTTAAACTAGATGCCGATGGCCATAAAATTTATACCAACTCTTACAACAGAACGGATAAATATTCTAGTCCTGATAGTTACTTAGAAGCTTTGCTGCCAACACCGGATGGTGGTTACTTGTTAGGTGGGGCTTCTGATTCGAACCAAAGTGCCAATAAAAGCGAAGACAGCAAAGGTGATTTTGACTACTGGGTATTGAAGATTAAAGAAGCCGATACGCCACCAGTGGCAGACATCGCCTGGAACCAACGCTACGGGGGCAGCTGGCACGATAAACTGACAACCACCATCCGTACTTATGATGGCGGGTATGTAGCGGCTGGTTACTCCCGCTCGCCCAAGAACGGCGACAAAACCCAGTCGCGCATTGGTCTGGAAGATTATTGGCTCGTGAAAACGGATCAACAAGGCAAAAAGCTCTGGGACAAACGCTTCGGCGGTCCGCGCCACGATTTTCTCAACCGAATTATTCAAACCACAGATGGAGGCTATTTACTAGGGGGTAGCTCAGATTCGAATAGCGGCGGCGATAAAAGCCAGAACAGCCTGGGAGGAAGAGATTACTGGGTAATCAGGCTGGATAAGAACGGCAACAAGCTTTGGGATAAACGCTATGGGGGCTCGGGTTACGATGAACTCCGGCAAATCAAGCAACTGCCTTCCGGTGGTTACCTTTTAGCTGGTTACAGCAACTCGTCCGTCAGCGGCGACAAGAGCCAACCCAGCAAAGGTGGCATGGACTATTGGGTTGTGCAGATTAGTGCCAATGGCGAGAAACAATGGGATAAGACTTACGGTGGTTCCGGTAATGATTTCTTGCAAGACGTGGTACTCACCAGTAGCTACCTACCTAATTCTGGTCATTATCTGGACGGAGGATTTCTCTTAGCGGGTAGTTCTAACTCCAATAAAAGCGGCAACAAAACCCAAGACAGCCGGGGTGGACTAGACTTTTGGATTATTTGCGTGGATAGTACGGGGCAGAATGAGTGGGATAGAACTTATGGCGGCAAAGGACAGGATGAATTTGTGGCTCTAACCACTGATTCTGGCATTCGATTTTACTTAGCCGGAAACAGTGATTCGCCCGTAAGCGGGGAGAAAAGACAACCGGGTAAAGGACAAACCGATTACTGGTTAGTAAGAATTAATAGAGATGGTCGGAAAGAAGCGGATTATACTTATGGCAGCAGCGGCCCAGAAGAGCTGCGTTCCCTGTTATCTGTATATGACTCGGATTACGACCAAGATGGTTTCATATTAAGCGGCACCTCGTACTCCGGTCAAAGCGGCGACAAAAGCCAGGAAAGTCAAGGTAGTGGCGATTATTGGGTAGTACGAACGAATCGTTACGGCAAAATGCTCAACGACCAACGTTTGGGCGGCAGCGAATTAGATGAACTACGTAGTGTGATTCAAACCGATGAGAATCAATTCTTATTAGCAGGTCGTTCCGAGTCGGGGATCAGTGGGGATCGTACCCAAGCCAACCAGGGACAGAGTGACTACTGGCTTATTCATACTACTCTGGGTGCCGAACCCCTAGCAACTGAAAAAGCCGCCACTCTAATTGCCGAGCGAGCAACAACAACTGCTGCTCCAGCAACTTTAGTAAAAAACTTAATGGCTTATCCTAATCCTTTTCAGGACAGAGTAACTATAAACTTTACTATACCCGAAACCCAGCCTGCGACCGTGCGGGTACTCGATGGTCAAGGCCGGGAAGTTATTACGCTGTTCCAGCAGGAAGCACAAGCGAACCAGACCTACCAGGTAGAATGGCAAGCCCAAAACCAAGTAGATGGTTTGTACTTGCTGCAACTGCAAACCCCTACTCAGCAAAACACCCAGAAACTGCTTTTGAGTAAGTAG
- a CDS encoding AAA family ATPase, with the protein MIYTIGGIKGGTGKTTVATNLVVWLAKKGKDVLLVDADEQESATDFTTFREDTLQGEIGYTAVKLTGSGLHTQITKLKSKYDHIVIDSGGRDTVSQRAALVSSDIVLIPFQPRSFDFWTITKVQNLLSEIRAVKPVELKAFVFLNRADVRSADNRDAAEALSQTEGINFINMQLGNRKAFANAAGQGLSVIELNPPDEKANTELNALFTELTTK; encoded by the coding sequence ATGATCTACACAATTGGCGGAATTAAAGGTGGTACTGGCAAGACTACTGTTGCTACTAACCTAGTGGTATGGTTAGCTAAAAAGGGAAAAGATGTTCTTCTCGTTGATGCAGATGAACAAGAGTCAGCTACCGATTTTACCACTTTTCGCGAAGACACGCTCCAAGGAGAAATCGGCTATACAGCCGTTAAGCTTACCGGATCTGGTCTTCATACCCAAATTACAAAACTAAAGAGTAAATATGATCATATCGTTATTGATTCTGGTGGTCGGGATACGGTGAGTCAACGCGCCGCTCTTGTTTCTTCAGATATCGTTTTGATACCTTTCCAGCCTCGTAGCTTTGATTTTTGGACAATTACTAAGGTGCAGAACTTATTAAGCGAGATTCGGGCTGTAAAACCAGTAGAATTGAAAGCATTCGTTTTTCTTAATCGCGCTGATGTACGTAGTGCAGATAACAGGGATGCTGCAGAAGCGCTCAGCCAAACAGAAGGTATTAATTTTATTAATATGCAGTTGGGAAATAGGAAAGCCTTTGCTAATGCAGCTGGACAAGGATTATCGGTTATAGAATTAAATCCTCCAGATGAAAAAGCGAATACGGAATTGAATGCTCTTTTCACCGAACTCACAACGAAATAG
- a CDS encoding alpha/beta hydrolase, protein MNQKQTLKLQTSFVRYRILLLSIGLFVAGCNSPQKETTANAASTTADSVANATDSLASTGALTPKGPKPTWAPEITAPMQVVLEKLASYKAPPLPTLSAPQARQQPSPTTAVMDVMQENNIPVPPAQVDTTGKSIPVAGGSIHARVYTPQTGPGPFPVIVYYHGGGWVIANLDTYNASAQGLAEQAGAVVISVAYRQGPEHKFPTAHNDSYAAYEWVLRNATSLKGDPKRVALVGESAGGNLAAAVSMMAKQKGAMVPIYQVLVYPIAGYDTNTKSYQQYASAKPLDKPMMEWFFKQYLRSAADGNNPLITLAKAPDLKSIPPTTIINAQLDPLLTEGEMLAEKLKAAGVAVNQKTYNGVTHEFFGMATVLPEAKEAQALAVADLKKAFSK, encoded by the coding sequence ATGAACCAAAAACAGACGCTTAAACTGCAAACTTCCTTTGTCCGATACCGTATTTTGTTGCTTAGTATAGGTCTATTTGTTGCGGGTTGTAATTCCCCGCAGAAGGAAACCACGGCTAATGCAGCCAGCACGACAGCTGATTCGGTAGCTAACGCCACGGATAGTCTGGCCAGCACTGGTGCGTTAACGCCCAAAGGACCGAAACCGACCTGGGCGCCCGAAATAACGGCTCCGATGCAAGTAGTGCTGGAGAAATTAGCTAGTTATAAAGCCCCGCCACTGCCTACCTTGTCCGCCCCACAAGCCCGGCAGCAGCCGAGTCCCACGACGGCGGTAATGGACGTGATGCAAGAAAATAATATCCCCGTGCCGCCGGCGCAGGTCGATACTACGGGTAAAAGCATCCCGGTAGCGGGAGGTTCGATCCACGCCCGGGTGTATACACCCCAAACGGGGCCGGGACCTTTCCCGGTGATTGTCTATTACCACGGGGGAGGCTGGGTCATTGCCAACTTAGATACCTACAACGCTTCCGCTCAAGGATTGGCCGAGCAGGCCGGGGCAGTAGTAATATCGGTAGCTTACCGGCAGGGGCCCGAACATAAATTCCCCACAGCCCACAATGATTCTTATGCGGCATATGAGTGGGTACTTAGAAATGCGACTTCCCTCAAAGGGGATCCCAAGCGGGTGGCCCTGGTAGGCGAAAGTGCCGGGGGCAATTTAGCCGCGGCGGTGAGTATGATGGCCAAGCAAAAAGGGGCCATGGTTCCCATTTATCAAGTGCTCGTTTATCCAATCGCTGGCTACGATACCAATACCAAGTCCTATCAGCAATATGCCAGCGCTAAACCCTTAGATAAGCCTATGATGGAATGGTTTTTTAAACAATATCTTCGTAGTGCCGCAGATGGCAACAATCCTCTGATTACTCTAGCTAAAGCACCGGACCTAAAAAGTATACCTCCTACCACCATTATCAATGCGCAGCTGGATCCTTTACTAACGGAAGGCGAAATGTTAGCCGAGAAGTTAAAAGCAGCGGGGGTTGCGGTGAATCAAAAGACGTATAACGGTGTAACGCACGAGTTTTTCGGTATGGCTACCGTCTTACCGGAAGCTAAAGAAGCGCAGGCTTTAGCCGTGGCAGATCTCAAGAAAGCTTTTAGTAAATAA
- a CDS encoding RNA polymerase sigma factor, whose amino-acid sequence MLPDLEKDHYTTAVAIKERTEHQLVRALRAQEESAWRNLYEAYAPALYGVILRIVKGEALAEEILQECFLKIWQSFGQYDPARGKLFTWLINIARHLAIDKIRSRSYLEDLRTQKIETSHWPVGYPGFQPEHMGLRKLVDQLAPSQRIVIDLMYFEGYTQSEIAQELAIPLGTVKTRARSALQLLRKLM is encoded by the coding sequence GTGCTACCTGATCTCGAAAAAGACCATTACACTACTGCAGTTGCAATAAAAGAAAGGACGGAACACCAACTTGTTCGAGCACTCCGGGCGCAAGAGGAATCTGCCTGGAGGAATTTATATGAGGCGTATGCGCCTGCGCTGTACGGCGTTATTCTCCGGATCGTGAAAGGGGAAGCATTGGCAGAAGAGATTCTGCAGGAGTGTTTCCTGAAGATTTGGCAATCTTTTGGTCAGTATGATCCAGCCAGGGGCAAATTGTTTACTTGGCTAATTAACATTGCCCGGCATTTAGCCATTGATAAAATTCGTTCCCGGAGTTATTTAGAAGATTTAAGAACCCAAAAAATAGAAACAAGCCACTGGCCAGTGGGGTACCCTGGTTTCCAGCCGGAACATATGGGGCTGCGGAAACTAGTGGATCAGTTAGCTCCATCCCAGCGGATTGTTATTGATTTGATGTATTTTGAAGGGTATACGCAAAGTGAGATTGCTCAAGAACTGGCGATTCCTTTGGGTACGGTGAAAACCAGGGCTCGGTCTGCTTTGCAACTTCTGCGAAAATTAATGTAG
- a CDS encoding alpha/beta fold hydrolase, translated as MDMHCIRRGTGKPLLLIHGIGGSSRSWHLILDALVEAGRQVIAVDLPGHGATPALRGEVSIRTLADAVTDFLQKQDLMGIDAVGSSMGARLVLELARRGGIVGAVVSLDPGGFWRGWEVPFFYYSVATSVRLVRLLQPIMPTLLGNPIGRTALLAQFSARPWQLPATLVGDEMRTFASSPSFDELLDQLAHGERQQGVPPGTIKQPLVIGWGRQDRVCLPRQATRALAAFPDAHLHWFNDCGHFPQWDAPTQTVRLVLAVINGELLLGGLPAQSTQRTSPRKVFFKLAIGLVLIASVIGLFRRKT; from the coding sequence ATGGATATGCACTGCATTCGCCGCGGCACCGGTAAGCCGCTATTACTTATTCACGGAATTGGCGGTAGCTCGCGTTCTTGGCATCTGATCCTGGATGCCCTAGTTGAAGCGGGTCGGCAAGTTATTGCCGTTGACTTACCGGGCCACGGGGCTACCCCGGCCTTGCGAGGGGAAGTATCTATCCGTACGCTGGCGGATGCCGTTACAGATTTTCTGCAAAAACAGGATTTAATGGGTATTGATGCGGTAGGTAGTTCCATGGGTGCTCGCCTGGTACTAGAGCTAGCTCGACGCGGGGGAATAGTAGGCGCCGTTGTTTCATTGGACCCCGGCGGATTTTGGCGGGGCTGGGAAGTACCTTTTTTTTATTATTCAGTGGCTACTTCCGTGCGCCTAGTGCGGTTATTGCAACCGATAATGCCAACCCTCTTGGGAAACCCCATTGGCCGTACGGCCCTATTAGCTCAGTTTTCTGCTCGTCCCTGGCAATTACCGGCTACCTTAGTAGGCGACGAAATGCGCACTTTTGCCAGCTCCCCTTCTTTTGATGAACTCTTAGACCAATTAGCTCACGGAGAGCGACAACAAGGGGTTCCTCCGGGAACCATTAAGCAACCATTGGTCATTGGCTGGGGCCGGCAGGACCGGGTTTGTCTTCCCCGGCAAGCAACGCGGGCTTTAGCTGCTTTTCCCGACGCTCACCTGCATTGGTTTAATGATTGCGGCCACTTTCCCCAGTGGGATGCCCCTACCCAAACAGTGCGCCTAGTGCTAGCAGTAATTAATGGTGAATTGCTATTGGGTGGTTTACCGGCCCAAAGCACTCAACGAACTTCTCCCCGTAAAGTATTCTTTAAGCTGGCAATTGGCCTGGTGTTAATCGCCAGCGTTATCGGGCTTTTCCGGCGAAAAACATAA
- a CDS encoding IS110 family RNA-guided transposase, with amino-acid sequence MMEATGIYYLQLAYFLYEHGTQVGVVNPVVIKRYIQMHLGKGKSDKKDAQWIKRYGEQNQVASWQPEEPVIVECRQLEQVTEQLIRQRTMVINSLAALERQPIVSALAVKSLKQTLKMLDKQVKQIQEKLLATLEDTFKKEIQLLSSIPGIGKKTAGMLLLFAGSFQKMDNYRQLIVKAGLSPREYTSGTSIRGKTRITKMGGSLIRSKLYVCSFSAKKSNAACKALYERLVAKGKNGKLALIAVCNKLLKQAFGLR; translated from the coding sequence GTGATGGAAGCGACCGGAATTTATTACTTGCAGCTAGCTTACTTCTTATATGAACACGGCACGCAAGTAGGGGTAGTGAACCCGGTTGTTATTAAGCGTTACATCCAAATGCACTTGGGCAAAGGAAAAAGTGACAAGAAGGATGCGCAATGGATCAAGCGCTATGGGGAACAGAACCAGGTAGCTTCCTGGCAACCGGAAGAGCCAGTGATCGTGGAATGTCGGCAGCTAGAACAGGTTACCGAGCAGCTCATCCGGCAAAGAACCATGGTCATCAACTCCCTGGCGGCTCTAGAGCGGCAACCGATAGTTAGCGCATTAGCCGTAAAAAGCCTGAAGCAAACTTTAAAAATGCTCGATAAGCAAGTGAAGCAAATCCAAGAAAAGCTACTAGCCACTCTGGAGGATACTTTTAAAAAGGAGATCCAATTACTTTCTTCTATTCCAGGGATTGGTAAAAAAACAGCCGGCATGTTGCTTTTATTTGCTGGCAGCTTTCAGAAAATGGATAATTACCGCCAGTTGATTGTTAAAGCTGGCCTCTCTCCCCGGGAATATACTTCGGGCACGAGCATCCGAGGAAAGACGCGCATTACTAAAATGGGTGGCAGCTTAATTCGAAGCAAATTATATGTTTGCAGCTTCTCGGCAAAGAAATCCAATGCAGCTTGCAAGGCCCTTTATGAGCGCTTGGTAGCAAAAGGTAAGAATGGCAAATTAGCTTTGATTGCGGTTTGCAATAAATTACTTAAACAAGCTTTTGGCCTCCGGTGA
- a CDS encoding helix-turn-helix domain-containing protein, which produces MLTLIIHKVKTEMEYTEAMSRIDTILEQNPEPGTDLFDELELLSTLVHAYEEIHYSIDTPDPIEAIKYVMEEKGLKNKDLEPFIGPKSRVSEILNRKRYFTLEQINKLHKALNIPLEVFINDKILEATSL; this is translated from the coding sequence ATGTTAACATTAATAATTCATAAAGTTAAAACAGAAATGGAGTATACAGAGGCCATGAGCCGCATAGATACCATTTTAGAGCAAAATCCTGAACCTGGAACTGACCTTTTCGATGAACTAGAGTTGCTGTCTACGCTAGTACATGCATACGAAGAAATTCATTACTCTATTGATACCCCCGACCCGATAGAAGCAATAAAATACGTGATGGAAGAAAAAGGATTGAAAAACAAAGATTTAGAGCCATTTATAGGACCTAAGTCTCGAGTTTCGGAAATATTAAACCGAAAACGTTACTTTACACTAGAGCAAATCAATAAGCTTCATAAAGCATTAAATATTCCTTTGGAAGTTTTTATTAATGACAAAATATTAGAAGCTACTTCGCTCTAA
- a CDS encoding replication initiation protein: MKRKKDAHLEIRQHNAITTARYDYSACQLDILFYLLSKLKKEDTSSHEYQIYVSEVEFITGRQWNYQQLREATSDMGSRMFEVNTDQSYKQIWMFQKVEYMHGKGHFNIKLSEDIRPYLFELKDNFTSYQLHSALKLSSKYAKRIYQLASQWKDIGETKQYSIDEFKIMLKLKDPAGKKEEQFERVNDLKKYVLDIAVRQINEHTDLNIGYKLIKQGRAFQSVRFYIIKQAPQQLPINFDEPIEEARIQTARQILETLGIKDSKIINQILSEKNLIDNLFKFNYDLKTGRTKADKNAGGLLLKILGIR, from the coding sequence ATGAAAAGAAAGAAAGACGCTCACCTGGAAATTCGGCAGCATAACGCCATTACCACAGCCAGGTACGATTATTCCGCTTGTCAACTGGATATCTTGTTTTACCTGTTATCCAAGCTTAAAAAGGAAGATACTTCTAGCCACGAATACCAAATATATGTGAGCGAGGTAGAATTTATTACTGGCCGGCAGTGGAACTACCAGCAGCTCCGGGAAGCTACTTCCGATATGGGCTCTCGCATGTTTGAGGTAAACACAGACCAAAGCTATAAGCAAATTTGGATGTTCCAGAAAGTAGAATATATGCACGGTAAAGGTCACTTCAATATAAAGCTATCTGAGGACATAAGGCCGTACTTGTTTGAGCTAAAGGATAATTTCACCTCTTACCAGCTGCATTCGGCTCTGAAACTCTCTAGCAAGTACGCAAAACGCATTTACCAGCTAGCTAGTCAGTGGAAGGACATTGGGGAGACAAAGCAGTACAGCATCGATGAATTCAAAATCATGCTGAAGCTAAAAGATCCAGCTGGAAAGAAGGAAGAGCAATTTGAGCGGGTAAACGACCTGAAGAAGTATGTCTTAGACATTGCTGTACGTCAAATCAATGAACACACTGATTTAAATATCGGCTATAAACTAATCAAGCAGGGCCGGGCATTCCAAAGCGTTCGATTTTATATTATTAAACAGGCACCTCAACAACTACCAATTAATTTTGATGAACCTATAGAAGAAGCCAGAATCCAAACCGCTCGGCAAATCTTAGAAACCTTAGGCATTAAAGATTCTAAAATCATCAATCAGATATTATCCGAAAAGAATCTAATTGATAACTTATTTAAATTTAATTACGACCTAAAAACCGGCCGAACAAAAGCGGATAAAAATGCTGGCGGATTATTGCTAAAAATATTAGGTATCCGGTAA